From one Marmota flaviventris isolate mMarFla1 chromosome 1, mMarFla1.hap1, whole genome shotgun sequence genomic stretch:
- the LOC114099173 gene encoding olfactory receptor 2A1/2A42, translating to MEENQTMVTEFILLGFCLGQRIHVVLFGIFSLFYAFTLLGNGAILALSCLDPRLHTPMYFFLSHLAIVDIAYACNTVPRMLLNLLDPALPISFRGCMTQTFLFLTFAHTECLLLVMMSYDRYVAICQPLRYSAIMSWRVCITLVVTSWACGSLLALVHLVLILRLPFCGPHEVNHFFCEILSVLKLACADTRLNQVVIFAASVFILVGPLCWVLVSYMRILLAILRIQSGEGRRKAFSTCSSHLCVVGLFFGSAIVMYMAPQSRHPEEQQKILFLFYSFFNPMLNPLIYSLRNAEVRGALKRALYKESHSQLL from the coding sequence ATGGAGGAAAATCAGACAATGGTCACAGAGTTCATCCTCCTGGGATTTTGTCTTGGCCAAAGGATTCATGTAGTTCTTTTTGGAATTTTCTCCCTCTTCTACGCCTTCACTCTGCTGGGGAATGGGGCCATCCTGGCTCTCAGCTGCCTGGACCCCAGActgcacacccccatgtacttcttcctctcccaccTGGCCATAGTGGACATCGCCTATGCCTGCAACACAGTGCCCCGGATGCTGCTAAACCTCCTGGACCCCGCCCTGCCCATCTCCTTCAGGGGCTGCATGACCCAGACCTTTCTCTTTTTGACTTTTGCTCACACTGAATGTCTCCTCCTGGTGATGATGTCCTATGATAGGTATGTAGCCATCTGCCAACCCCTTCGATATTCTGCCATCATGAGCTGGAGAGTCTGCATCACTCTGGTGGTGACTTCCTGGGCATGTGGCTCCCTCCTGGCCCTGGTCCACCTGGTCCTTATCCTGAGGCTGCCCTTCTGTGGGCCTCATGAGGTcaaccacttcttctgtgagatcctgtctgtccTCAAGCTGGCCTGTGCCGACACCAGGCTCAACCAAGTCGTCATCTTTGCTGCTTCTGTGTTCATCCTGGTGGGGcccctgtgctgggtgctggtgTCCTACATGCGCATCCTGCTGGCCATCCTGAGGATCCAGTCAGGGGAGGGCCGCAgaaaggccttctccacctgctcctcccacctctgTGTGGTGGGGCTCTTCTTTGGCAGTGCCATCGTCATGTACATGGCCCCCCAGTCCCGCCACCCTGAGGAGCAGCAGAAGATCCTTTTCCTATTTTACAGTTTTTTCAACCCCATGCTGAACCCCCtgatctacagcctgaggaacgcAGAAGTCAGGGGTGCCCTGAAGAGGGCTCTGTACAAAGAAAGTCATTCCCAGCTGCTCTGA
- the LOC114099174 gene encoding olfactory receptor 2A7, whose amino-acid sequence MRNNMTSVTEFFLLGFPLGPKMQVLLFGLFSLFYAFTLLGNGAILALSCLDPRLHTPMYFFLSHLAIVDIAYACNTVPQMLLNLLDPALPISFGGCMTQTFIFLTFAITECLLLVMMSYDRYVAICQPLRYSAIMSWRVCITLAVTSWTIGVLLSLIHLVLLLPLPFCMSQKINHFFCEIMAVLKLACADTHINENMVLAGAVSVLVGPFSSIVVSYVCILCAILRIQSGEGQRKAFSTCSSHLCVVGLFYGTAIITYVGPSYENPKEQKKYLLLFHSLFNPMLNPLIYSLRNSEVKNSLKRVLGIGRTL is encoded by the coding sequence ATGAGAAACAATATGACATCTGTCACAGAATTCTTCCTCCTTGGATTTCCACTTGGCCCAAAGATGCAGGTGCTCCTCTTCGGGCTCTTCTCCCTCTTCTACGCCTTCACTCTGCTGGGGAATGGGGCCATCCTGGCTCTCAGCTGCCTGGACCCCAGActgcacacccccatgtacttcttcctctcccaccTGGCCATAGTGGACATCGCCTATGCCTGCAACACAGTGCCCCAGATGCTGCTGAACCTCCTGGACCCAGCCCTGCCCATCTCCTTTGGGGGCTGCATGACCCAGACCTTTATCTTTTTGACTTTCGCTATTACAGAATGTCTCCTCCTGGTGATGATGTCCTATGATAggtatgtggccatctgccaaCCCCTTCGATATTCTGCCATCATGAGCTGGAGAGTCTGCATCACCCTGGCAGTCACTTCCTGGACCATTGGAGTTCTCCTGTCCCTGATTCATCTAGTGTTACTCCTACCATTGCCCTTCTGTATGTCCCAAAAAATCAATCACTTTTTCTGTGAAATCAtggctgttctcaaacttgccTGTGCAGATACCCATATCAATGAGAACATGGTCTTGGCTGGGGCAGTATCTGTGCTGGTGGGGCCATTCTCCTCAATTGTAGTATCATACGTGTGCATACTCTGTGCCATCCTAAGAATCCAGTCAGGGGAGGGTCAAAgaaaagccttctccacctgctcctcTCACCTCTGTGTGGTTGGACTCTTTTATGGTACAGCCATTATCACATATGTTGGACCCAGTTATGAGAACCCCAAGGAGCAGAAGAAATATCTCCTGCTGTTTCACAGCCTTTTCAATCCCATGCTCAACCCCCTGATTTACAGTCTCAGAAACTCAGAAGTGAAGAATTCTTTGAAGAGAGTGCTGGGAATAGGGAGAACTTTGTAA